The Flammeovirga pectinis genomic interval TCATCATTATCTTTACCAGGATAATCATCCACATTCTGATTGGATTCATTTAACCAAGTATTTGCGTCAGTCCAATTCTCAGCTGTCAAGGTAACACCTGAGTTAAGTCTAAATGTTGCCCCTTCAATTAAAAAGCAATTTGTGAAAAATAAAATGATAGTACACAGTAGAGATATGTTGCAGTTCATATTAAGTAAAGTTTAAGTATTTACTCAACATTAAAATAATGATTACAATTTCACCCTATTCCATCTCATACAATATTACTTTATTAATACGTCATTTTTACTTACACACAATACTACTATTTGACTATCAATACTTTAAAGTACAATAAATTACATAATAATGCCCTAGTTAATTTCATAACTAGGGCATTAAATATGTTATATTTCTTTTTTAATTTCCCCACATTTCAGCATCATATCACCATAATAAGGGTTAAGAACCTCCTTTGTATTTGACAACCAAGATGCACCCATGTCGTCATTAGCCATTGGACAATACATTAGATAAACCTTCTCATTTTTAGATAATCCAAATCGTTGAATCATATCAGATAACTCTTTTGATACTTGAACAAAAAACCTTCTCCGTGTATCAATATTGTCTGCTTTTACCATCTCATTTAAATTCATTTTGAGATTGGGAGATGTCTTCATCCAAAACATATGTGCATCACCTTGTAACATATGCATAGAAATTGTATTTAAACTTTTTTGTAAAGTGATTGTGAATTCTTCAGCACGTTTATCATCACTAGCAACAAAAGCATCTTTTACAAGTAAATAATTTTGATATACCTTCTTAAAGGATGCTGCAAATTGAGCACTCACTTCATAAGTAGAAGTTGGTTCTGTTTCAACTCCAATCTTTTGACTTATCATACTTGGTTTACCTTTCAATTGGGCAGCAGCGTCTACAGTGTATGTACCTTGAGTTACCACCCTATCTCCATCTTTTAAACCTTTTTTGATTATATAAGAATTGGTTAATTCTGCCCCAAGAACAACCTCTTTCATTTCAAATGTTGGTGTATCTACGTTAGGAACTTTAACATATACAACAGAGCGTGGACCAGTCCACATTACAGAAGACTTAGGGACTACAATCACTTCATTATTAACAGGTAGTTCTGCCTGAATTTTTCCATTTACAAACATTTCAGGCTTTAATTTATGCTCTCTATTTACTACATTTCCTCTTACAGAAGCAACTCTTGTTTTAGGGTTAATAAACGGATCTATAAATGATACTTTTGTGGTGAATGTTTCGCCAGGATAAGATGTAACAGTAAATGAAATCTGATCGCCAACTTTAACCCAAGCCAGATCACTTTCATACGCATCAAATTTGACCCAAAGTCTAGATAAATCTGCCACTTCATAAAGAATTTTGCCTTGCATTACATGGTCACCTTCTAACACATTTAGTTGTGTAATTACGCCACTAATATCTGCTCTTATATCAAAAACTGTTTTTACTTTTCCAGATTTGTCAATTTCTCGAATCTGCTTTTCAGATAACTTCCAAAGCCTTAATTTTTCGATTGCAGAACGCAGTAATTGAGGGTTAGAATCCTTTACTTTTTTAGCTTCAAAATACTCCCTTTGTGCAGTAACCAATTGTGGTGAATAAAGAGTTGCTAACTTCTGACCTTTTTTTATTTTTTCTCCAATATAGTTCACATAGCTTTTTTCAATTCTACCTGCAATATGCGATGCTTGTGCATACGTTCTTCGTTCATCTACCGCTATTTTACCTTGCATTTGTAAAACTTTTTTAGGTGATGATTTCAAAACGCTAGTAGTTTGAATGTTCGCTAAAGCTGTAGCAGATTTCGATAAAGTAATATGATTTACATCTACACTCGTATCACCTGATTCTGGAATTAGCTTCATTCCACATAAAGGGCAATTTCCTGGATCCTTTTGATGAATTTGAGGATGCATTGAACAGGTATAAAATGTACCTTCTGTATGTTCATGATGTGTTGAAGACATTTCTTCTGAAGTACTTTCACCTCCAAAAAACAACCAACCCATAAAAACGCCTACTACAAATACGATAACTAATGTTCCGTATGATTTTATATATTTTTCCATGATTATTTAATCTTATAATCCTGTGATGTAATTTATTTTTGCCAAAGCTTCTAGTTCTGTTGCTTTGCTATTATGTTGTCTAAACTGAAAACCTAACTTTTGTAATTGCAAACGAAGTAATTCTACAAAAGCATTTCCCTGACTATTTGCAACTGAGTAGGCTTCTTGTTGAATCTGAATTGCCTGATCTATTTGAATCAATTGTTTTGAGATGAGTTCAAATTCTCTTTTAGCATCATCATACTGATTCTGTGCCGTTAAATATTCAATTTGTAATTGTTGTTTAGTGTCCTCCTTCCGTAATGCTACTTCTTGATTACTTAAACGAAGCTGTTCTTGTTTACCAGAATATTTTTTAGCGTTAAAAAGTGGGATGGAAAGACCAACCATAGGCATAATTGCATTCTTACCACTGTTGTCTGAAGAAACACCTTGGACAGTACCCAAAATACTATAATCAACAGATAATTTAATTTGTGGAGCAGAAGACTTTTGAACCGCTTTAATCTCTTCCGAATACATATTCTGCATCGCTTCTAAAGACTTCAACATTGGGTTTTCATCAATAGAGGCCTCTTCTTTAAAGAAACTGATACTATCCACTAATACTACAGATTCGATATCTTTATTAAGTAATAAATAAAAATTCTGATGTAAAAGGAGACTATCTTGCTGGAGTGTTTTTACTTTATTTTTGGCTTCTTCAATCTCCATCTGAACCCTTAAAATATCTACCATAGAACCTTTTGAATTCTCATATTGAGTATATGCAACAGACTCAAAAGAATTTAAGATTGCCACATTTTCTGATGCAGACACCAAATCTTTTGAATTCTGAAGAAGCTTAAAATAAAGAGCTCGAACTTTGTATTTAACAACATTCTCTGTTCCTTTTTTGTCTGCTTCAGCAATGGCTACTTTCTGGTTGACAACTTCATATTTTTGATTTCTTGTTCCAAACCAAGGAAACATCACTCCTGCAGATACTTTATGGTTAATAGGCCCATTTTTAGTCTCAATAGGCATTGCTCCATAACCATACATTACATCAAAACTAGAAATACCTTCTCCTTGTATTTCTTTTTTTCCTGCTGCTTGAACTTGTATATTTTGAGCCGCTGCTTGAACACCAAAATGATTTTCTAAAGCAATTGAAATATATTGATCTAAATATGAATTTTGTGCTTGTGTAGTCATAATCGAAATCATGAATACTGCAATTGATATATAATTTATTTTTTTCATTTTACATCAATTTATATTATGATTTTAACTGAGACTCCTTTACCGCACTATACAAAGTTGGCACAACAAAAAGCGTTAATAAGGCTACTGACATTCCCCCAAAACCAGGAATTGCCATTGGTTTCATTATATCTGCACCTCGTCCATTTGATGTTAGGATAGGTATAAAAGCCAGTAAAGTTGTAGCTGTAGTCATTAAACTTGGTCGGATTCTACGTTTCCCTCCTTCCAATACTGCAGCTCTAATTCCTTTAATTGAAGTGGGATTATTCTTAGAAAAAGATTGATCTAGGTATGTTGCAACTAAAACGCCATCGTCTGTAGCTATTCCAAATAATGCAATAAATCCAACCCAAACAGCCACACTTAAATTAACTGGGTGAACATTAAAAAGATCACGCATATTTCCTCCAAAAATAGTAAAATCTAAAAAGCCCGATTTACCATAAAGCCATAGCATTAAAAAACCGCCACTAAAGGCTACTGCTATCCCAGAAAAGACCATAAATGTGGTTTTAACCGATTTAAATTGTAGATATAAAATGAAGAAAATAAGAAGTAGACAAATTGGCATTACAATAGACAATCTCTTCGATGCTCTCACTTGATTTTCATAATTTCCAGAAAATTTATAGCTAACTCCATTAGGAACAATGAGCTCTTTTGTATCAATTTTTGATTGAATAAATTGAGAAGCCTCTTCTACCACTTGGATTTCAGAGAATTGAGGCAATTTATCTAAGAGTACATACCCTGTTAAAAAAGTATCTTCACTTTTTATAGACTGAGGCCCTGCCACATAATTAATTGAGGCTAATTCTTCTAAAGGAACTTGGATACCCAATGGTACATTTA includes:
- a CDS encoding TolC family protein, whose amino-acid sequence is MKKINYISIAVFMISIMTTQAQNSYLDQYISIALENHFGVQAAAQNIQVQAAGKKEIQGEGISSFDVMYGYGAMPIETKNGPINHKVSAGVMFPWFGTRNQKYEVVNQKVAIAEADKKGTENVVKYKVRALYFKLLQNSKDLVSASENVAILNSFESVAYTQYENSKGSMVDILRVQMEIEEAKNKVKTLQQDSLLLHQNFYLLLNKDIESVVLVDSISFFKEEASIDENPMLKSLEAMQNMYSEEIKAVQKSSAPQIKLSVDYSILGTVQGVSSDNSGKNAIMPMVGLSIPLFNAKKYSGKQEQLRLSNQEVALRKEDTKQQLQIEYLTAQNQYDDAKREFELISKQLIQIDQAIQIQQEAYSVANSQGNAFVELLRLQLQKLGFQFRQHNSKATELEALAKINYITGL
- a CDS encoding efflux RND transporter periplasmic adaptor subunit, whose product is MEKYIKSYGTLVIVFVVGVFMGWLFFGGESTSEEMSSTHHEHTEGTFYTCSMHPQIHQKDPGNCPLCGMKLIPESGDTSVDVNHITLSKSATALANIQTTSVLKSSPKKVLQMQGKIAVDERRTYAQASHIAGRIEKSYVNYIGEKIKKGQKLATLYSPQLVTAQREYFEAKKVKDSNPQLLRSAIEKLRLWKLSEKQIREIDKSGKVKTVFDIRADISGVITQLNVLEGDHVMQGKILYEVADLSRLWVKFDAYESDLAWVKVGDQISFTVTSYPGETFTTKVSFIDPFINPKTRVASVRGNVVNREHKLKPEMFVNGKIQAELPVNNEVIVVPKSSVMWTGPRSVVYVKVPNVDTPTFEMKEVVLGAELTNSYIIKKGLKDGDRVVTQGTYTVDAAAQLKGKPSMISQKIGVETEPTSTYEVSAQFAASFKKVYQNYLLVKDAFVASDDKRAEEFTITLQKSLNTISMHMLQGDAHMFWMKTSPNLKMNLNEMVKADNIDTRRRFFVQVSKELSDMIQRFGLSKNEKVYLMYCPMANDDMGASWLSNTKEVLNPYYGDMMLKCGEIKKEI